The uncultured Roseibium sp. genome contains a region encoding:
- the kdsA gene encoding 3-deoxy-8-phosphooctulonate synthase — protein MSQPNTEVRVGDVCFSNTSPFSLIAGPCQMESRAHVLECAAAVKEIAGAHDIPVVFKASFDKANRTSLAATRGVGLKDALPAFAEIRETYGMPVLTDIHSEDQCVPVAEVVDVLQIPAFLCRQTDLLVAAAKTGAIINVKKGQFLAPWDMKNVLMKIVETGNQNVLLTERGVSFGYNTLVSDFRALPIMAETGAPVIFDATHSVQQPGGLGGSSGGDRRMVAVLARAAVAVGVGGLFVETHPDPDNTISSDGPNMVPLKDLGALLAQLKALDAVVKPATN, from the coding sequence ATGTCCCAGCCGAACACTGAAGTCCGGGTCGGCGACGTTTGCTTCAGCAATACGTCTCCATTCAGCCTGATTGCCGGTCCATGCCAGATGGAAAGCCGCGCGCATGTTCTTGAATGCGCCGCAGCCGTCAAGGAAATTGCGGGGGCGCATGATATTCCGGTCGTGTTCAAGGCCTCGTTCGACAAGGCGAACCGCACGTCTCTTGCGGCCACGCGCGGCGTCGGCTTGAAGGATGCGCTGCCGGCCTTTGCGGAGATCCGGGAAACCTACGGCATGCCCGTCCTGACCGATATCCATTCCGAGGATCAGTGCGTGCCGGTCGCAGAAGTCGTGGATGTCCTGCAGATTCCGGCCTTTCTTTGCCGTCAGACGGACCTTCTTGTCGCGGCCGCGAAAACCGGCGCGATCATCAACGTCAAGAAAGGCCAGTTCCTTGCTCCTTGGGACATGAAAAACGTCCTGATGAAGATTGTTGAAACCGGCAACCAGAATGTCCTGTTGACCGAGCGTGGTGTCAGCTTCGGCTATAACACGCTCGTTAGCGACTTCCGCGCCTTGCCGATCATGGCCGAAACCGGCGCGCCTGTGATTTTCGATGCAACCCATTCGGTCCAGCAACCCGGCGGCCTTGGTGGCTCCTCGGGTGGTGACCGCCGCATGGTGGCCGTTCTGGCAAGGGCAGCCGTGGCGGTCGGGGTCGGCGGGCTTTTCGTCGAAACCCATCCGGATCCGGACAACACGATTTCATCCGACGGGCCGAACATGGTGCCGCTTAAGGATCTTGGCGCGTTGCTTGCGCAACTCAAGGCGCTTGATGCGGTCGTAAAGCCGGCTACGAACTGA
- the galU gene encoding UTP--glucose-1-phosphate uridylyltransferase GalU: protein MTSKIRKAVLPVAGLGTRFLPATKAVPKEMLTIVDRPIIQYVVEEARAAGIEHIVFVTGRNKHVIADHFDRAYELEDTLKSRNKTEALQLLEKLRPAAGSTSFTRQQDPQGLGHAIWCARDIIGPEPFAILLPDVIIKSQTSCLKQMVDVYEETGGNIIAVEEVPEDQTHKYGIVEHSEKLSERASRIKGMVEKPAPGTAPTNLMITGRYILQPEIFNLLSHQEKGAGGEIQLTDSMLALMESQPFTSLRFEGRSYDCGSKAGFLSANIAYALEQPDLAAELVPLLGDLINKRDAAE from the coding sequence ATGACCTCAAAAATTAGGAAAGCAGTTCTTCCCGTGGCCGGTCTTGGGACGCGCTTTCTGCCTGCGACCAAGGCGGTGCCGAAGGAAATGCTGACGATCGTCGATCGGCCCATCATCCAATACGTGGTGGAAGAAGCGCGTGCGGCGGGTATCGAACACATCGTCTTCGTGACCGGACGCAACAAGCATGTGATCGCGGACCATTTCGACCGTGCTTATGAACTTGAAGACACGCTCAAGAGCCGGAACAAGACCGAAGCGCTCCAGCTCCTGGAAAAACTTCGCCCGGCTGCCGGTTCAACCAGCTTCACCCGGCAGCAGGATCCGCAAGGGCTCGGTCACGCCATCTGGTGCGCCCGGGACATCATCGGCCCCGAGCCGTTCGCCATTCTTTTGCCAGACGTGATCATCAAGTCCCAGACGAGCTGTCTCAAGCAGATGGTCGATGTCTACGAGGAAACCGGCGGCAACATCATTGCCGTTGAGGAAGTTCCCGAAGACCAGACCCACAAGTACGGAATCGTGGAACACTCGGAGAAGCTTTCCGAACGGGCCAGCAGAATTAAGGGAATGGTGGAAAAGCCTGCTCCTGGAACCGCCCCCACCAACCTCATGATCACCGGACGCTATATCCTGCAGCCAGAGATCTTCAATCTCCTCAGCCATCAGGAAAAAGGCGCCGGTGGCGAGATCCAGCTGACCGACAGCATGCTTGCCCTGATGGAATCCCAGCCCTTCACCTCACTCAGATTCGAAGGCCGAAGCTACGATTGCGGTTCCAAGGCCGGGTTCCTCAGCGCAAACATCGCCTATGCGCTGGAGCAGCCGGATCTGGCTGCCGAATTGGTTCCGCTTCTCGGCGACCTGATCAACAAACGCGACGCGGCCGAATAA
- a CDS encoding nucleotide sugar dehydrogenase, translated as MTSATPISRKVAVIGLGYVGLPVAVAFAGAGHRVTGFDIKTDRLDDLRDGHDVTSSVTSEELRQPGLTFTANARDLADCEIFVVAVPTPIDRAKRPDLRPFENAARTVGSVMRKGAIVVFESTVFPGATEDIAVPILEEASGLVFGRDFEVGYSPERINPGDTVHRFSDIMKIVSASSEVATDALCDFYGSVVTAGIHRSPSIKVAEAAKVIENTQRDLNIALMNELAVLFHAMDIDTRDVLAGSATKWNFLPFQPGLVGGHCIGVDPYYLTHKAHEIGLTPQVILAGRGTNEAMPAFIAGKIIQACVRLGRKMPPKIAVLGLTYKANVPDTRNSKVVDLIRELSDFGADVRVHDPLALRDEVEAEYGLQLSSLEDLSGSDAVILAVPHAAFFQNDDAWPFILPLLGSGATLVADLPARLSRSKKPEEVRLWRL; from the coding sequence ATGACTTCCGCCACACCCATTTCCCGTAAAGTCGCCGTCATCGGTCTTGGGTATGTCGGACTTCCGGTCGCCGTCGCGTTTGCGGGAGCCGGACACCGGGTTACCGGCTTCGATATCAAGACCGACCGGCTGGACGACCTTCGCGACGGTCATGACGTGACGTCTTCCGTCACCTCTGAGGAATTGCGGCAACCAGGCCTGACCTTCACCGCTAACGCTCGAGATCTTGCGGATTGCGAGATCTTTGTCGTGGCCGTTCCGACGCCGATCGACCGCGCAAAACGCCCGGATCTGAGGCCCTTTGAAAATGCGGCCCGGACCGTCGGCTCGGTCATGCGCAAGGGCGCGATCGTCGTTTTTGAATCGACAGTGTTTCCCGGTGCCACGGAAGATATCGCGGTCCCGATCCTGGAAGAGGCATCCGGACTGGTCTTCGGCCGGGATTTCGAGGTCGGTTATTCACCTGAGCGGATCAACCCCGGCGATACGGTTCACCGATTTTCCGATATCATGAAGATCGTATCGGCCAGTTCCGAGGTCGCGACAGACGCACTCTGCGATTTCTACGGCTCCGTCGTCACAGCGGGTATTCACCGTTCTCCCTCCATCAAGGTGGCGGAAGCCGCCAAGGTCATCGAAAACACCCAGCGGGATCTCAACATCGCGCTGATGAACGAACTCGCTGTCCTGTTTCATGCGATGGACATCGATACACGGGATGTTCTGGCCGGTTCGGCGACGAAATGGAACTTCCTGCCGTTCCAGCCGGGGCTTGTCGGCGGGCACTGCATTGGGGTCGATCCCTATTATCTCACCCATAAGGCCCATGAAATCGGCCTCACGCCGCAGGTCATCCTGGCCGGCCGCGGCACCAACGAGGCCATGCCTGCCTTCATTGCCGGAAAGATCATCCAGGCCTGCGTCAGGCTCGGGCGCAAAATGCCGCCGAAAATCGCGGTTCTAGGGCTCACTTACAAGGCCAATGTGCCGGACACGCGTAATTCCAAGGTGGTCGACCTTATCCGGGAACTCTCCGATTTCGGCGCCGATGTCCGGGTTCATGACCCCCTTGCGCTGAGAGACGAGGTCGAGGCGGAATACGGGCTCCAGCTGTCTTCGCTTGAAGACCTTTCCGGATCGGATGCCGTGATCCTCGCGGTTCCGCATGCCGCGTTTTTTCAAAATGATGACGCCTGGCCGTTCATCCTGCCGCTCCTAGGCAGCGGCGCGACCCTGGTGGCCGACCTGCCGGCACGGCTTTCCCGCTCCAAAAAGCCCGAAGAGGTCAGACTCTGGCGGCTGTGA
- a CDS encoding DUF4864 domain-containing protein: MRVSVFVSVWVVLAAVLLSGRTSAEAQAVAPASAVFHKIIKDQMKAFAAGDATTAFSYATTALQQRFQTPAIYLDAVKRSYRPVYSPRDITFGTSKVTSKGPVQEVYLTGPDGDDWLALYSFEQQEDGSWRISGCYLTKSIGYPA, encoded by the coding sequence ATGCGGGTTTCAGTCTTTGTCAGTGTTTGGGTTGTTTTAGCAGCAGTACTCCTTTCCGGCCGAACCTCGGCCGAAGCGCAGGCGGTCGCGCCTGCCAGCGCCGTCTTTCACAAAATCATCAAGGACCAGATGAAGGCATTCGCGGCCGGCGATGCGACTACCGCCTTCTCCTATGCAACGACCGCGCTTCAGCAGCGCTTTCAAACGCCCGCAATCTACCTGGATGCGGTCAAACGAAGCTATCGCCCGGTTTACAGTCCCCGGGACATTACCTTCGGAACGTCCAAAGTGACCAGCAAAGGTCCGGTCCAGGAAGTCTATCTCACCGGACCGGATGGCGATGACTGGCTCGCGCTTTACAGTTTCGAACAGCAGGAAGACGGAAGCTGGAGGATTTCCGGCTGCTATCTGACCAAGTCCATCGGCTATCCGGCATAA
- the tgt gene encoding tRNA guanosine(34) transglycosylase Tgt — translation MSGNTGNRFAFKLLKTDGLARRGEITTQHGVVRTPAFMPVGTQATVKAMYPDQVRDLGSDVVLGNTYHLMLRPTAERVDRLGGLHTFMNWPHTILTDSGGFQVMSLAQLRKLDETGVRFQSHIDGQKYHLTPERSVEIQGLLGSDIQMQLDECIRLPAPREEVERAMELSLRWAERSRTQFEKMEGPAKGQGLYGIVQGGDVEDLRIRSAQELSKMPFEGYSVGGLAVGEPQDVMLRMLDITNPALPVDKPRYLMGVGTPDDILESVARGIDQFDCVMPTRAGRHGLAYTRFGKVNLKNARHADDPRPLDEASDCPATSTYSRAYLHHLVRAGEGLAGMLLTWNNLAYYQSLMQGMRDAIEAGTFEEFRQKTKADWARGDIAAL, via the coding sequence ATGTCGGGGAACACCGGAAACCGATTTGCCTTCAAGCTTCTGAAGACCGACGGCCTCGCGAGGCGGGGTGAAATCACGACGCAGCATGGGGTCGTGCGCACGCCTGCCTTCATGCCGGTAGGCACCCAGGCCACGGTCAAGGCGATGTATCCGGACCAGGTTCGGGACCTCGGCTCGGATGTTGTGCTCGGCAATACCTATCATCTGATGCTGCGTCCGACGGCCGAACGGGTCGATCGTCTCGGCGGCCTGCACACCTTCATGAACTGGCCGCACACGATCCTGACGGACAGCGGCGGTTTCCAGGTCATGTCGCTTGCCCAATTGCGCAAGCTGGACGAGACCGGTGTCCGGTTTCAGAGCCATATCGACGGACAGAAGTATCATCTGACACCGGAACGGTCCGTGGAAATCCAGGGCTTGCTCGGTTCCGATATCCAGATGCAGCTGGACGAGTGTATCCGTTTGCCGGCCCCGCGCGAGGAAGTCGAGCGCGCCATGGAGTTGTCGCTTCGTTGGGCGGAGCGATCGCGCACCCAGTTCGAAAAGATGGAAGGCCCGGCAAAGGGGCAGGGGCTTTACGGCATTGTCCAAGGCGGCGATGTGGAGGATTTGCGCATCCGGTCCGCCCAAGAGCTGTCGAAAATGCCGTTCGAAGGCTATTCGGTCGGCGGCCTTGCCGTCGGCGAGCCGCAGGACGTCATGCTGCGCATGCTGGATATCACCAACCCGGCCCTTCCGGTCGACAAGCCGCGCTACCTGATGGGGGTCGGCACCCCGGACGATATCCTGGAAAGCGTGGCGCGCGGCATCGATCAGTTCGACTGCGTCATGCCGACCCGCGCCGGCCGCCACGGCCTGGCCTATACCCGATTCGGCAAGGTCAACCTGAAGAACGCCCGCCATGCGGACGACCCGCGTCCGCTCGACGAGGCGAGTGACTGCCCGGCGACAAGCACCTATTCGCGGGCCTATCTGCATCACCTCGTTCGCGCCGGCGAGGGTTTGGCAGGCATGCTACTTACCTGGAACAATCTGGCTTATTACCAGTCGCTGATGCAGGGGATGCGTGACGCCATCGAGGCGGGGACCTTCGAGGAGTTCCGTCAAAAGACCAAGGCGGACTGGGCGCGGGGCGACATCGCCGCGCTCTGA
- the queA gene encoding tRNA preQ1(34) S-adenosylmethionine ribosyltransferase-isomerase QueA, translating to MRVDQFDFDLPNERIALRPARPRDAARMLEVRPAAEPELRDAGVRDLASCLEPGDALVFNDTKVIPAQLEGTRTRGEAVAKIGATLHLRSGHDRWRAFVRPAKKLAVGDRIRFGGEGEACLLGTLDATVAEKGEAGEVLLVFDLSGPSLDEAIATVGHIPLPPYIAAKRGEDEQDRLDYQTIFAEREGAVAAPTAGLHFTPELLESLSARGIEQHRVTLHVGAGTFLPVKSETTEDHRMHAEYGEVSAATADALKAVRARGNKVVSVGTTSLRILESAAQEPGGLRAFAGETSIFITPGYRFRAVDMLMTNFHLPRSTLFMLVSAFSGLDTMQRAYAHAIAEEYRFYSYGDACLLFPADGAVEKDL from the coding sequence ATGCGCGTAGACCAGTTTGACTTCGACTTGCCGAACGAGCGGATTGCGCTCAGGCCCGCCCGGCCGCGTGATGCTGCGCGGATGCTGGAGGTCCGTCCGGCAGCCGAGCCTGAACTGCGCGATGCCGGTGTGCGGGATCTTGCTTCCTGCCTGGAACCGGGCGATGCCCTGGTCTTCAACGACACGAAAGTGATCCCGGCCCAGCTTGAGGGGACCAGAACCCGTGGTGAGGCGGTCGCGAAAATAGGCGCGACGCTTCACTTGCGTTCAGGGCATGATCGCTGGCGGGCGTTCGTCCGTCCGGCAAAGAAGCTCGCCGTTGGTGATCGGATCCGTTTCGGCGGCGAGGGGGAGGCCTGTCTACTGGGAACCCTGGATGCGACAGTCGCCGAAAAAGGTGAGGCCGGGGAAGTCCTTCTGGTGTTCGACCTGTCCGGCCCCAGCCTCGATGAAGCCATTGCCACCGTCGGCCATATTCCCTTGCCTCCCTATATCGCCGCCAAACGTGGTGAGGACGAACAGGACAGGCTCGATTACCAGACGATTTTTGCCGAGAGGGAAGGCGCGGTTGCGGCTCCGACCGCTGGTCTGCACTTCACGCCGGAGCTTCTGGAAAGCCTGTCCGCGCGCGGGATCGAACAGCACCGAGTGACGCTACATGTCGGCGCGGGCACTTTTCTGCCGGTCAAGAGCGAGACCACCGAAGACCACCGGATGCACGCCGAATATGGTGAGGTGTCCGCCGCAACCGCTGATGCGCTCAAGGCCGTGCGGGCGCGCGGCAACAAGGTCGTCAGCGTCGGAACGACGTCCTTACGGATCCTGGAGAGCGCGGCGCAGGAGCCGGGCGGCTTGCGCGCATTCGCGGGTGAAACGTCGATTTTCATCACGCCAGGCTATAGGTTCCGGGCGGTCGATATGTTGATGACAAATTTCCATCTGCCGCGCTCAACGCTGTTCATGCTTGTATCGGCTTTTTCTGGCCTTGACACCATGCAGCGGGCCTATGCGCATGCGATTGCGGAAGAATACCGCTTTTACAGCTACGGCGACGCCTGCCTGCTGTTTCCCGCCGATGGTGCGGTTGAAAAGGACTTATGA
- a CDS encoding peptidylprolyl isomerase produces MADIKDAENTLLMETTQGPIVIEMKPDLAPTHVARIKELVRDGFYDGIVFHRVIDGFMAQTGCPQGTGTGGSGQKLKAEFSNEKHKRGTCSMARAMDPNSGDSQFFICFTDAPWLDGQYTVWGEVIEGMDNVDKIKRGEPVQNPDNIVSIKVAADAA; encoded by the coding sequence ATGGCCGATATCAAGGACGCCGAGAATACACTTCTGATGGAAACCACCCAGGGCCCGATCGTCATAGAGATGAAGCCGGATCTGGCGCCGACCCACGTGGCCCGCATCAAGGAACTGGTTCGCGACGGCTTTTACGACGGCATCGTTTTCCACCGCGTGATTGACGGCTTCATGGCCCAGACCGGCTGCCCGCAAGGCACTGGCACCGGTGGGTCCGGTCAGAAGCTGAAGGCTGAGTTCTCCAACGAAAAGCACAAGCGGGGCACTTGTTCCATGGCCCGCGCGATGGACCCGAATTCCGGTGACAGCCAGTTCTTCATCTGCTTCACCGATGCACCGTGGCTCGATGGCCAGTACACGGTCTGGGGCGAAGTGATCGAAGGCATGGACAACGTCGACAAGATCAAGCGCGGCGAACCGGTTCAGAACCCGGACAATATCGTCTCGATCAAGGTTGCTGCCGACGCAGCCTGA
- a CDS encoding peptidylprolyl isomerase, giving the protein MFAVIASILFVPALAGASDLDPENTLYLDLKDGRVTIRLRPDLAPKHVERIKTLTRDGFYDGIIFHRVIDNFMAQTGDPTGTGTGGSDLPDLPAEFSDAPFQRGVIGMARTSDPDSANSQFFIMFADAPHLKGKYTVWGEVVDGMELVDKIVRGQPPAHPDKIIKMQVAADAG; this is encoded by the coding sequence ATCTTTGCGGTCATCGCATCGATTCTGTTTGTGCCCGCATTGGCCGGAGCGTCTGATCTCGATCCGGAAAACACGCTTTACCTTGACCTGAAGGACGGACGGGTCACCATTCGTCTGCGCCCGGATCTGGCGCCGAAGCACGTCGAACGCATCAAGACGCTGACTCGTGACGGATTTTACGATGGCATCATCTTCCACCGTGTCATCGACAATTTCATGGCCCAGACCGGCGATCCCACCGGAACCGGCACCGGAGGCTCGGATCTTCCCGACCTGCCGGCGGAGTTCTCCGACGCACCGTTCCAGCGCGGTGTCATCGGCATGGCGCGGACGTCGGATCCCGATAGCGCCAATTCACAGTTCTTCATCATGTTTGCCGACGCACCGCATCTGAAGGGCAAGTACACGGTTTGGGGCGAAGTGGTCGACGGCATGGAACTCGTCGACAAGATCGTGAGAGGCCAGCCGCCCGCGCATCCCGACAAGATCATCAAAATGCAGGTAGCCGCCGACGCCGGCTGA
- the coaD gene encoding pantetheine-phosphate adenylyltransferase, producing the protein MIRTALYPGSFDPVTNGHMDILRQALALADKVIVAIGIHPGKAPLFSFDERVEMIYTCAQEAFGADDAARIEVKSFSNLVIEFARENGAQYLVRGLRDGTDLDYEMQMAGMNGTLAPEIRTVFLPASPNVRHITATLVRQIAKMGGDSSAFVPGSVAEPLKLRTS; encoded by the coding sequence ATGATACGAACAGCGCTCTATCCCGGGTCGTTTGATCCGGTCACCAACGGTCATATGGACATCCTGCGTCAGGCTCTTGCGCTTGCCGACAAGGTGATTGTGGCCATCGGTATTCACCCAGGCAAAGCGCCGCTTTTCAGTTTCGACGAGCGCGTCGAGATGATCTACACCTGCGCCCAGGAAGCCTTCGGCGCGGACGACGCAGCCCGTATCGAGGTCAAATCATTCTCCAATCTGGTGATCGAGTTCGCACGCGAAAACGGTGCTCAATACCTTGTTCGCGGCCTGCGTGACGGCACGGATCTGGACTATGAAATGCAGATGGCCGGAATGAACGGAACGCTTGCGCCGGAAATCAGAACCGTGTTCCTGCCCGCATCTCCCAACGTCCGTCATATCACGGCCACGCTTGTGCGGCAGATCGCAAAGATGGGCGGTGACAGCTCGGCTTTTGTCCCGGGAAGCGTCGCGGAACCCTTGAAGCTCAGAACCAGCTGA
- a CDS encoding phosphopantetheine adenylyltransferase, which produces MSTYQKATSDLFLQKFGRDVFQSNKTAAHPAGAAQIAGILGLALLAVLIAGFVTLQPAESFTPARAADMGMVQGLEATKSDRSKTTLPSSCDGQAWGAWSADCAAALTGSSSVRNVGYVTVEQPSKTVNETILARFPATN; this is translated from the coding sequence ATGTCCACTTATCAGAAAGCCACCTCGGACCTGTTCTTGCAGAAATTCGGCAGGGACGTGTTTCAGTCAAACAAGACCGCCGCTCACCCGGCCGGCGCCGCGCAGATTGCCGGCATTCTGGGTCTGGCGTTGCTGGCGGTTCTGATCGCGGGATTCGTCACGCTGCAGCCGGCAGAGTCCTTCACACCTGCACGGGCTGCCGACATGGGCATGGTCCAGGGGCTGGAAGCCACCAAGTCCGACCGTTCGAAAACAACCCTGCCGTCCTCCTGCGATGGTCAGGCATGGGGCGCATGGAGCGCGGATTGTGCCGCTGCCCTGACCGGTTCGTCATCTGTCCGCAACGTCGGCTATGTCACGGTCGAGCAGCCGTCTAAGACGGTCAATGAGACGATCCTGGCCCGTTTTCCGGCGACGAACTGA
- the gyrA gene encoding DNA gyrase subunit A, whose amino-acid sequence MADQDNTTPTGASPSDIKPISIVDEMKSSYLDYAMSVIVSRALPDVRDGLKPVHRRILFSMHENGYEWNKPYRKSARVVGDVMGKYHPHGDSAIYDALVRMAQNFSLRLPLIDGQGNFGSVDGDPAAAMRYTECRLQKVAHKLLDDIDKDTVNFQENYDNSESEPVVLPAKFPNLLVNGAGGIAVGMATNIPPHNLGEVIDAAIAIMENPALTLEELMQIVPGPDFPTGAMILGRSGIRSAFETGRGSVVMRARVEVEEVRKDRWALIVTEIPYQVNKSTMIEKIAEMVRDKRIEGISDIRDESDRSGMRVVIELKRDAVADVVLNQLYRFSQLQTSFGCNMVALNGGKPELMTLSDMLKAFVSFREEVIGRRTRFLLKKARDRAHILVGLGIAVANIDEVIKLIRSAPDPATARRQLMERNWPAQDVEALIRLIDDPRHMVQEDGTYKLSEEQARAILELRLQRLTAMGRDEIEDELNKIGAEIADYLDILRSRARIQEIVRSEMLEIKEEFATPRRTEITEGGADFDDEDLIQREDMVVTVSHGGYIKRVPLATYRAQRRGGKGRSGMATKDEDFVTRLFVANTHTPVLFFSSRGIAYKMKVWRLPLGGPTSRGKALVNMLPLEQGEQISSIMPLPEDEDSWANLDVMFATVRGTVRRNKLSDFVQINRNGKIAMKLEDGDGIVGVETCSEHSDVMLTTASGQCIRFPVTDVRVFAGRNSVGVRGIRLGDEDRVISMQILHHIDVTAEERAAYLKMSRALRGETEENGNGHDEEDVVAGELAQERYAEMGAAEQIILTISEKGYGKRTSSFEYRVTGRGGKGITAMAVNARNGDLTASFPVEDTDQIMLVTNGGQLIRCPVDGIRIAGRATQGVTVFKTAEDEKVVAVERISEVDEEEEIEGEGGEAGSDIGETPPETPEGDAE is encoded by the coding sequence TTGGCAGACCAGGATAACACCACACCTACCGGCGCGAGCCCGTCGGACATCAAGCCGATCTCAATCGTCGATGAAATGAAGAGCAGCTATCTCGATTACGCCATGAGCGTGATCGTCAGCCGTGCTCTGCCCGATGTCCGCGATGGCCTCAAACCCGTGCACCGCCGCATCCTGTTCTCAATGCACGAGAATGGCTACGAGTGGAACAAGCCCTACCGCAAATCGGCCCGCGTGGTCGGTGACGTCATGGGTAAATATCACCCGCACGGCGACAGCGCGATCTACGATGCGCTGGTGCGTATGGCGCAGAACTTCTCCCTGCGTCTGCCTCTGATCGACGGGCAGGGCAATTTCGGCTCTGTCGACGGCGATCCGGCCGCGGCCATGCGCTATACCGAGTGCCGTCTGCAAAAGGTCGCCCACAAGCTCCTGGACGACATCGACAAGGACACGGTCAACTTTCAGGAGAACTACGACAACTCCGAAAGCGAGCCGGTTGTTCTTCCTGCGAAGTTCCCGAACCTCCTGGTCAACGGCGCCGGCGGCATCGCCGTCGGAATGGCGACGAACATTCCGCCGCACAATCTGGGCGAAGTCATCGACGCCGCGATCGCTATCATGGAAAACCCGGCGCTGACGCTGGAAGAACTGATGCAGATCGTGCCTGGTCCGGATTTCCCCACCGGCGCCATGATCCTGGGCCGCTCCGGCATCCGGTCGGCCTTCGAGACAGGCCGCGGCTCTGTCGTCATGCGCGCCAGGGTCGAGGTGGAAGAGGTTCGAAAGGACCGCTGGGCCCTGATCGTCACCGAGATCCCGTATCAGGTGAACAAGTCCACGATGATCGAGAAGATCGCCGAAATGGTGCGCGACAAGCGCATTGAGGGCATCTCCGATATTCGGGACGAGAGTGACCGGTCCGGCATGCGCGTCGTCATCGAGCTCAAGCGCGATGCGGTTGCCGATGTGGTCCTCAACCAGCTCTATCGCTTCTCCCAGCTGCAGACCTCTTTCGGCTGCAACATGGTGGCACTCAACGGCGGCAAGCCGGAGTTGATGACCCTCTCGGACATGCTCAAGGCATTTGTGAGCTTCCGCGAAGAAGTCATTGGTAGAAGAACACGTTTCCTTCTGAAAAAAGCGCGCGATCGGGCTCACATATTGGTCGGTCTGGGGATTGCCGTCGCCAATATCGACGAGGTCATCAAGCTGATCCGCAGTGCCCCCGATCCGGCAACTGCCCGGCGCCAGCTGATGGAGCGGAACTGGCCGGCTCAGGACGTGGAAGCCCTGATCCGGCTGATCGACGATCCGCGCCACATGGTGCAGGAAGACGGCACCTACAAGCTCTCCGAAGAACAGGCACGGGCCATTCTCGAGCTGCGCCTGCAGCGCCTGACGGCCATGGGTCGGGACGAAATCGAGGACGAGTTGAACAAGATCGGCGCGGAAATCGCCGATTACCTGGACATCCTGCGCTCCCGCGCCCGGATCCAGGAAATCGTCCGCAGCGAAATGCTGGAGATCAAGGAGGAGTTCGCAACACCGCGCCGGACCGAGATCACCGAAGGCGGCGCGGATTTCGACGACGAGGATCTGATCCAGCGTGAGGACATGGTCGTCACCGTGTCTCACGGGGGCTATATCAAGCGCGTGCCGCTGGCCACCTACCGGGCGCAGCGCCGTGGCGGCAAGGGCCGGTCCGGCATGGCGACGAAGGACGAGGATTTCGTAACCCGTTTGTTCGTCGCCAATACCCACACGCCGGTGCTGTTCTTCTCCTCGCGCGGCATCGCCTACAAGATGAAGGTCTGGCGTTTGCCGCTCGGCGGGCCGACCTCGCGCGGCAAGGCGCTGGTCAACATGTTGCCATTGGAGCAGGGCGAACAGATTTCCTCCATCATGCCGCTGCCGGAAGATGAGGACAGCTGGGCAAACCTCGACGTCATGTTTGCAACCGTGCGCGGAACGGTCCGGCGGAACAAGTTGTCAGATTTCGTCCAGATCAACCGCAACGGCAAGATCGCAATGAAGCTGGAAGACGGCGACGGGATCGTCGGCGTGGAGACCTGTTCGGAACATTCCGACGTCATGCTGACGACGGCATCGGGCCAGTGCATCCGCTTCCCCGTGACCGATGTGCGTGTCTTTGCAGGCCGCAATTCGGTCGGCGTCCGGGGCATCCGGCTTGGCGACGAAGACCGGGTCATTTCCATGCAGATTCTGCATCATATCGATGTGACCGCGGAAGAACGGGCCGCTTACCTCAAGATGTCGCGTGCCTTGCGCGGCGAGACGGAGGAGAACGGCAACGGCCATGATGAGGAAGACGTCGTTGCCGGCGAACTCGCCCAGGAACGCTATGCGGAAATGGGGGCTGCCGAGCAGATCATCCTGACCATTTCGGAAAAAGGCTACGGCAAGCGGACGTCGTCTTTCGAGTACCGGGTGACCGGCCGAGGCGGCAAGGGGATCACGGCCATGGCCGTCAACGCCCGCAACGGCGACCTGACCGCATCTTTCCCGGTCGAGGATACAGATCAGATCATGTTGGTCACTAACGGTGGCCAGCTGATCCGGTGCCCGGTCGACGGCATCCGCATCGCTGGCCGCGCCACACAGGGCGTCACGGTCTTCAAGACGGCAGAGGACGAGAAGGTCGTCGCCGTGGAGCGGATCAGTGAAGTGGACGAGGAAGAAGAGATCGAAGGCGAGGGCGGCGAAGCCGGCTCTGACATCGGGGAAACGCCGCCGGAGACCCCGGAAGGCGACGCCGAATAA